The following proteins are co-located in the Triplophysa dalaica isolate WHDGS20190420 chromosome 2, ASM1584641v1, whole genome shotgun sequence genome:
- the LOC130409498 gene encoding uncharacterized protein LOC130409498 isoform X1: protein MFQFKPEACSMWKYKQPDFALFLLGELQKQQQGSIFCDTLLQTGGVCVPAHSCVLAALSPIFSRILSTSPAPPEGKNRLLSLEAVGSHALLKLVGFLYTGEMEIESRSEHEDVMAAAHKLGLKNLIEKKRVWVERGVEDVGRCWKEAAVQTDESVKAKESVSVLPSERQRSTFYNANYSDDPGTSMLEADLSFDESSSSRGFNWISHVTVPPLADVTEVSNQCKTNAKNRWKMKDGPTQNPTWQQSQVKLLNVERSKLIQPEVMERRRNVSGKDFRKLLEAVSLPKIATSEQKLDKLKVKIKLRRRGACWESNLIVSVQGESESDEVKECGPPTPTCPSIVLPAQSLVTLTPPTDLPISPSDCSSNVSSEKRCPPNRSSVPSALDLPALSSSPPQADESDEQIAILLEDMFMMGLNILPLMPLDKNLEEQELNQLDPLQEDKVVPETSAQGSCPYVPGCEEEVRESGFTETVTPIRSPQQSYEELEKSGFHNQLRTETDHPPAQLARQELHASLFNMNKDTSLYTMEMDSLAPLVEDLLLTTKTTAGPDGTVSETGDMSDFKMSSIPEDGMDFRLRKCLSPLKTDEKDVPTNEPSEQSQEELSKTHKQEPNAKTSPLFLSESSSKLDFPLGSVIDSSGPHPCLDPKGSQDQSNPEKQELKTHRDITTENGSSVDQANIIGELPKQRMTRRHLASQRLKESQESRAQTRLFKSKSDDNIKEPTCGNVHLKTPKSRGVRTQMSTPLKANRKTVAGEKRKQENCLPRTKKMCLNTASKQHEHEADLPKVQVTVGTVKRGRGRPPKSQICAEKRKQKCDNAKKIRRAELEQDAKKEPTPREEDSTEMSEADVNGNFVQTRQNVHVKYSGQAKRPSIIDKIFHQTGNACRSSFGRQLTANPQDTTCSPQRLQGAVEKSGECGNLVNDSEYISKSVCGENEAVMSVVENKDEMDAADNQVRLQMSHRSTSHIVHRTVEKRERPKENSDREATVLQCDFQNVMEISVAPLTSENLTKDVTDVDCDISHTETGSRANNKPVVMERIDMTRNMQERHTSVCINPEAENVENKKDAAVSNKQEFLEKNEEEDLGRCKVVQLTKETIENEETEIQMTNDEAVQEIAQCASDVGIKKRDDFDLDGRRHSSDTLLEEDKLSTGYTAGGRMTDDSSNAAMALRGTQVIVKNGPNVQTGDVSHQSTVTEDHSTLQIAVSSSDEEMIEVDVIEHSLFSNPPLLLLAAAQTISLPIVDLQDQDGEMDVTEEEEVDVTGEDTDKEDL, encoded by the exons ATGTTTCAGTTTAAGCCTGAAGCTTGCAGCATGTGGAAATATAAGCAGCCTGACTTTGCATTATTCCTGCTTGGTGAACTGCAGAAGCAGCAGCAGGGAAGCATTTTTTGTGACACACTTCTGCAGACAGGAG GTGTCTGTGTTCCAGCACACAGCTGTGTGTTAGCCGCTTTAAGTCCCATCTTCTCAAGAATCCTGTCCACATCCCCCGCTCCACCTGAGGGGAAGAACAGGCTTCTAAGCCTTGAGGCTGTTGGATCTCATGCTTTACTGAAGCTGGTTGGGTTCCTATACACCGGGGAGATGGAAATAGAAAGTCGGAGCGAACACGAGGACGTAATGGCTGCTGCCCACAAGCTTGGCCTTAAAAACCTAATTGAGAAAAAGCGAGTGTGGGTGGAACGAGGAGTTGAAGATGTTGGGAGATGCTGGAAGGAGGCAGCCGTTCAGACCGATGAGAGCGTGAAGGCCAAGGAAAGTGTGAGCGTGCTGCCTTCAGAGAGACAGAGGAGTACTTTTTATAATGCAAATTATAGCGATGATCCAGGGACTTCTATGTTGGAGGCTGATTTGTCATTTGATGAATCAAGTTCATCTAGAGGTTTTAACTGGATCAGTCATGTCACTGTTCCTCCCCTCGCTGACGTGACAGAAGTGTCAAACCAGTGTAAAACAAATGCTAAGAATAGGTGGAAAATGAAAGATGGACCAACTCAAAATCCAACCTGGCAGCAAAGCCAGGTGAAGCTCCTAAATGTTGAAAGATCCAAATTAATCCAACCTGAAGTGATggaaagaagaagaaatgtgTCAGGCAAAGATTTCCGGAAGCTCTTAGAGGCTGTGAGTTTGCCCAAAATTGCCACAAGTGAACAAAAATTAGACAAGTTAAAAGTAAAGATCAAACTGAGAAGGAGAGGAGCCTGCTGGGAGAGCAACCTCATCGTGTCTGTCCAGGGAGAGAGCGAATCAGATGAAGTAAAAGAATGTGGACCTCCAACTCCG ACCTGCCCGTCCATTGTACTTCCTGCTCAAAGTCTTGTAACTCTCACCCCACCGACCGATCTGCCCATTTCACCCTCTGACTGTTCCTCAAACGTGTCTTCAGAGAAACGCTGTCCTCCAAATCGCAGTTCTGTGCCTTCTGCTCTGGATCTACCAGCGTTGTCTTCAAGTCCTCCCCAAGCAGATGAATCCGATGAACAAATCGCGATACTCTTGGAGGATATGTTCATGATGGGATTAAACATTCTGCCCTTGATGCCATTAGATAAAAATCTGGAAGAACAAGAGCTCAACCAGCTTGATCCTCTTCAGGAAGACAAAGTTGTGCCCGAGACCTCTGCTCAAGGTTCTTGTCCTTATGTGCCTGGCTGTGAGGAAGAAGTCAGGGAATCTGGTTTTACAGAGACAGTAACACCAATCAGGTCTCCACAACAGAGTTATGAag AGCTCGAGAAATCGGGGTTTCACAATCAGTTGAGAACTGAAACAGATCATCCTCCGGCTCAGTTAGCCAGACAAGAACTTCATGCTTCACTTTTCAACATGAACAAAGACACAAGTCTGTATACAATGGAAATGGACTCTCTCGCCCCACTTGTAGAAGACCTGTTGTTAACCACAAAAACAACAGCTGGCCCAGACGGCACTGTCTCTGAAACAGGTGACATGTCAGACTTTAAAATGTCCTCCATCCCTGAAGACGGGATGGATTTCAGACTGCGGAAATGTCTTTCCCCGCTTAAAACAGATGAAAAGGATGTTCCTACAAATGAGCCATCAGAACAGTCACAAGAGGAGCTCTCCAAGACACACAAGCAGGagccaaatgcaaaaacatcTCCCCTGTTTCTTTCTGAATCATCTTCGAAATTGGACTTTCCTCTTGGTTCAGTGATCGATTCTTCTGGTCCACATCCGTGTCTTGACCCTAAAGGTTCCCAAGATCAGTCAAACCCTGAAAAACAGGAACTGAAGACACACCGTGATATAACAACTGAAAATGGCTCAAGTGTGGATCAAGCAAATATCATTGGTGAGCTCCCAAAGCAGAGAATGACCAGAAGACATCTAGCTTCTCAAAGGCTGAAAGAATCTCAGGAGTCTCGGGCTCAGACGAGGCTATTTAAGTCTAAATCTGATGATAACATCAAAGAGCCCACGTGTGGAAATGTTCACTTGAAGACCCCTAAATCGCGTGGAGTCCGCACACAAATGTCCACGCCTTTAaaagcaaacagaaaaacagttgcaggagaaaagagaaaacaagagaatTGTTTACCCCGCACTAAGAAAATGTGTCTGAACACAGCTAGTAAACAACACGAACATGAAGCTGATTTACCTAAAGTGCAGGTCACTGTAGGAACCGTAAAACGAGGTCGTGGCAGACCTCCCAAATCCCAAATATGTgctgaaaaaagaaagcaaaaatgtgacaatgCAAAGAAAATACGCCGGGCTGAGCTTGAACAAGATGCCAAAAAAGAACCAACCCCACGGGAGGAAGACTCAACAGAAATGAGTGAGGCAGATGTTAACGGCAATTTTGTACAGACAAGGCAGAACGTTCATGTGAAGTATTCTGGCCAAGCAAAGAGACCGAGTATCATTGATAAAATCTTTCATCAGACTGGTAATGCTTGTAGAAGTTCATTTGGTCGGCAGCTAACAGCAAACCCGCAAGACACAACTTGTTCACCACAGAGGCTCCAAGGAGCCGTGGAGAAAAGCGGAGAGTGTGGTAATTTAGTGAACGACAGTGAATATATCAGTAAGAGTGTTTGTGGAGAGAACGAAGCAGTGATGTCTGTGGTGGAAAATAAGGATGAAATGGATGCAGCGGATAACCAGGTGAGGTTACAGATGTCACACAGAAGCACGTCACATATTGTGCATCGTACAgttgaaaagagagaaagacctAAGGAGAACTCGGATAGAGAAGCTACTGTTCTTCAGTGTGATTTCCAAAATGTGATGGAAATTTCTGTCGCCCCTTTGACATCTGAGAACTTAACAAAGGATGTTACGGATGTTGATTGTGACATATCGCACACAGAGACGGGCAGCAGAGCTAATAACAAACCAGTAGTGATGGAGAGAATCGACATGACAAGGAATATGCAAGAGAGGCACACCAGTGTCTGTATAAATCCTGAAgctgaaaatgttgaaaacaaaaaagacgCTGCAGTTTCTAATAAGCAAGAATTTCTTGAGAAGAATGAGGAGGAGGATTTAGGGAGATGCAAAGTGGTCCAGCTAACAAAAGAAACTATTGAGAATGAAGAAACTGAAATTCAGATGACAAATGATGAAGCAGTTCAGGAAATTGCTCAATGTGCTTCTGATGTTGGAATTAAGAAAAGGGATGATTTTGATTTGGACGGTCGCCGGCACAGTTCTGACACCCTTTTGGAAGAAGACAAGTTGAGTACAGGATATACTGCAGGTGGTAGGATGACCGATGATTCTTCAAATGCAG CCATGGCACTGAGAGGCACCCAAGTAATAGTTAAAAATGGCCCAAATGTCCAAACTGGTGATGTATCTCACCAGTCAACAGTCACTGAAGACCATTCAACATTGCAGATCGCTGTGTCCAGCTCAGATGAAGAAATGATTGAAGTGGATGTTATTGAGCACTCTCTGTTCAGTAACCCTCCGTTATTGCTGTTGGCAGCTGCACAGACCATCTCTCTGCCCATTGTGGATCTACAGGATCAAGATGGCGAGATGGATGTTACTGAAGAGGAAGAGGTAGATGTCACGGGAGAGGACACTGACAAAGAGGACCTTTAA
- the LOC130409498 gene encoding uncharacterized protein LOC130409498 isoform X2: MWKYKQPDFALFLLGELQKQQQGSIFCDTLLQTGGVCVPAHSCVLAALSPIFSRILSTSPAPPEGKNRLLSLEAVGSHALLKLVGFLYTGEMEIESRSEHEDVMAAAHKLGLKNLIEKKRVWVERGVEDVGRCWKEAAVQTDESVKAKESVSVLPSERQRSTFYNANYSDDPGTSMLEADLSFDESSSSRGFNWISHVTVPPLADVTEVSNQCKTNAKNRWKMKDGPTQNPTWQQSQVKLLNVERSKLIQPEVMERRRNVSGKDFRKLLEAVSLPKIATSEQKLDKLKVKIKLRRRGACWESNLIVSVQGESESDEVKECGPPTPTCPSIVLPAQSLVTLTPPTDLPISPSDCSSNVSSEKRCPPNRSSVPSALDLPALSSSPPQADESDEQIAILLEDMFMMGLNILPLMPLDKNLEEQELNQLDPLQEDKVVPETSAQGSCPYVPGCEEEVRESGFTETVTPIRSPQQSYEELEKSGFHNQLRTETDHPPAQLARQELHASLFNMNKDTSLYTMEMDSLAPLVEDLLLTTKTTAGPDGTVSETGDMSDFKMSSIPEDGMDFRLRKCLSPLKTDEKDVPTNEPSEQSQEELSKTHKQEPNAKTSPLFLSESSSKLDFPLGSVIDSSGPHPCLDPKGSQDQSNPEKQELKTHRDITTENGSSVDQANIIGELPKQRMTRRHLASQRLKESQESRAQTRLFKSKSDDNIKEPTCGNVHLKTPKSRGVRTQMSTPLKANRKTVAGEKRKQENCLPRTKKMCLNTASKQHEHEADLPKVQVTVGTVKRGRGRPPKSQICAEKRKQKCDNAKKIRRAELEQDAKKEPTPREEDSTEMSEADVNGNFVQTRQNVHVKYSGQAKRPSIIDKIFHQTGNACRSSFGRQLTANPQDTTCSPQRLQGAVEKSGECGNLVNDSEYISKSVCGENEAVMSVVENKDEMDAADNQVRLQMSHRSTSHIVHRTVEKRERPKENSDREATVLQCDFQNVMEISVAPLTSENLTKDVTDVDCDISHTETGSRANNKPVVMERIDMTRNMQERHTSVCINPEAENVENKKDAAVSNKQEFLEKNEEEDLGRCKVVQLTKETIENEETEIQMTNDEAVQEIAQCASDVGIKKRDDFDLDGRRHSSDTLLEEDKLSTGYTAGGRMTDDSSNAAMALRGTQVIVKNGPNVQTGDVSHQSTVTEDHSTLQIAVSSSDEEMIEVDVIEHSLFSNPPLLLLAAAQTISLPIVDLQDQDGEMDVTEEEEVDVTGEDTDKEDL; encoded by the exons ATGTGGAAATATAAGCAGCCTGACTTTGCATTATTCCTGCTTGGTGAACTGCAGAAGCAGCAGCAGGGAAGCATTTTTTGTGACACACTTCTGCAGACAGGAG GTGTCTGTGTTCCAGCACACAGCTGTGTGTTAGCCGCTTTAAGTCCCATCTTCTCAAGAATCCTGTCCACATCCCCCGCTCCACCTGAGGGGAAGAACAGGCTTCTAAGCCTTGAGGCTGTTGGATCTCATGCTTTACTGAAGCTGGTTGGGTTCCTATACACCGGGGAGATGGAAATAGAAAGTCGGAGCGAACACGAGGACGTAATGGCTGCTGCCCACAAGCTTGGCCTTAAAAACCTAATTGAGAAAAAGCGAGTGTGGGTGGAACGAGGAGTTGAAGATGTTGGGAGATGCTGGAAGGAGGCAGCCGTTCAGACCGATGAGAGCGTGAAGGCCAAGGAAAGTGTGAGCGTGCTGCCTTCAGAGAGACAGAGGAGTACTTTTTATAATGCAAATTATAGCGATGATCCAGGGACTTCTATGTTGGAGGCTGATTTGTCATTTGATGAATCAAGTTCATCTAGAGGTTTTAACTGGATCAGTCATGTCACTGTTCCTCCCCTCGCTGACGTGACAGAAGTGTCAAACCAGTGTAAAACAAATGCTAAGAATAGGTGGAAAATGAAAGATGGACCAACTCAAAATCCAACCTGGCAGCAAAGCCAGGTGAAGCTCCTAAATGTTGAAAGATCCAAATTAATCCAACCTGAAGTGATggaaagaagaagaaatgtgTCAGGCAAAGATTTCCGGAAGCTCTTAGAGGCTGTGAGTTTGCCCAAAATTGCCACAAGTGAACAAAAATTAGACAAGTTAAAAGTAAAGATCAAACTGAGAAGGAGAGGAGCCTGCTGGGAGAGCAACCTCATCGTGTCTGTCCAGGGAGAGAGCGAATCAGATGAAGTAAAAGAATGTGGACCTCCAACTCCG ACCTGCCCGTCCATTGTACTTCCTGCTCAAAGTCTTGTAACTCTCACCCCACCGACCGATCTGCCCATTTCACCCTCTGACTGTTCCTCAAACGTGTCTTCAGAGAAACGCTGTCCTCCAAATCGCAGTTCTGTGCCTTCTGCTCTGGATCTACCAGCGTTGTCTTCAAGTCCTCCCCAAGCAGATGAATCCGATGAACAAATCGCGATACTCTTGGAGGATATGTTCATGATGGGATTAAACATTCTGCCCTTGATGCCATTAGATAAAAATCTGGAAGAACAAGAGCTCAACCAGCTTGATCCTCTTCAGGAAGACAAAGTTGTGCCCGAGACCTCTGCTCAAGGTTCTTGTCCTTATGTGCCTGGCTGTGAGGAAGAAGTCAGGGAATCTGGTTTTACAGAGACAGTAACACCAATCAGGTCTCCACAACAGAGTTATGAag AGCTCGAGAAATCGGGGTTTCACAATCAGTTGAGAACTGAAACAGATCATCCTCCGGCTCAGTTAGCCAGACAAGAACTTCATGCTTCACTTTTCAACATGAACAAAGACACAAGTCTGTATACAATGGAAATGGACTCTCTCGCCCCACTTGTAGAAGACCTGTTGTTAACCACAAAAACAACAGCTGGCCCAGACGGCACTGTCTCTGAAACAGGTGACATGTCAGACTTTAAAATGTCCTCCATCCCTGAAGACGGGATGGATTTCAGACTGCGGAAATGTCTTTCCCCGCTTAAAACAGATGAAAAGGATGTTCCTACAAATGAGCCATCAGAACAGTCACAAGAGGAGCTCTCCAAGACACACAAGCAGGagccaaatgcaaaaacatcTCCCCTGTTTCTTTCTGAATCATCTTCGAAATTGGACTTTCCTCTTGGTTCAGTGATCGATTCTTCTGGTCCACATCCGTGTCTTGACCCTAAAGGTTCCCAAGATCAGTCAAACCCTGAAAAACAGGAACTGAAGACACACCGTGATATAACAACTGAAAATGGCTCAAGTGTGGATCAAGCAAATATCATTGGTGAGCTCCCAAAGCAGAGAATGACCAGAAGACATCTAGCTTCTCAAAGGCTGAAAGAATCTCAGGAGTCTCGGGCTCAGACGAGGCTATTTAAGTCTAAATCTGATGATAACATCAAAGAGCCCACGTGTGGAAATGTTCACTTGAAGACCCCTAAATCGCGTGGAGTCCGCACACAAATGTCCACGCCTTTAaaagcaaacagaaaaacagttgcaggagaaaagagaaaacaagagaatTGTTTACCCCGCACTAAGAAAATGTGTCTGAACACAGCTAGTAAACAACACGAACATGAAGCTGATTTACCTAAAGTGCAGGTCACTGTAGGAACCGTAAAACGAGGTCGTGGCAGACCTCCCAAATCCCAAATATGTgctgaaaaaagaaagcaaaaatgtgacaatgCAAAGAAAATACGCCGGGCTGAGCTTGAACAAGATGCCAAAAAAGAACCAACCCCACGGGAGGAAGACTCAACAGAAATGAGTGAGGCAGATGTTAACGGCAATTTTGTACAGACAAGGCAGAACGTTCATGTGAAGTATTCTGGCCAAGCAAAGAGACCGAGTATCATTGATAAAATCTTTCATCAGACTGGTAATGCTTGTAGAAGTTCATTTGGTCGGCAGCTAACAGCAAACCCGCAAGACACAACTTGTTCACCACAGAGGCTCCAAGGAGCCGTGGAGAAAAGCGGAGAGTGTGGTAATTTAGTGAACGACAGTGAATATATCAGTAAGAGTGTTTGTGGAGAGAACGAAGCAGTGATGTCTGTGGTGGAAAATAAGGATGAAATGGATGCAGCGGATAACCAGGTGAGGTTACAGATGTCACACAGAAGCACGTCACATATTGTGCATCGTACAgttgaaaagagagaaagacctAAGGAGAACTCGGATAGAGAAGCTACTGTTCTTCAGTGTGATTTCCAAAATGTGATGGAAATTTCTGTCGCCCCTTTGACATCTGAGAACTTAACAAAGGATGTTACGGATGTTGATTGTGACATATCGCACACAGAGACGGGCAGCAGAGCTAATAACAAACCAGTAGTGATGGAGAGAATCGACATGACAAGGAATATGCAAGAGAGGCACACCAGTGTCTGTATAAATCCTGAAgctgaaaatgttgaaaacaaaaaagacgCTGCAGTTTCTAATAAGCAAGAATTTCTTGAGAAGAATGAGGAGGAGGATTTAGGGAGATGCAAAGTGGTCCAGCTAACAAAAGAAACTATTGAGAATGAAGAAACTGAAATTCAGATGACAAATGATGAAGCAGTTCAGGAAATTGCTCAATGTGCTTCTGATGTTGGAATTAAGAAAAGGGATGATTTTGATTTGGACGGTCGCCGGCACAGTTCTGACACCCTTTTGGAAGAAGACAAGTTGAGTACAGGATATACTGCAGGTGGTAGGATGACCGATGATTCTTCAAATGCAG CCATGGCACTGAGAGGCACCCAAGTAATAGTTAAAAATGGCCCAAATGTCCAAACTGGTGATGTATCTCACCAGTCAACAGTCACTGAAGACCATTCAACATTGCAGATCGCTGTGTCCAGCTCAGATGAAGAAATGATTGAAGTGGATGTTATTGAGCACTCTCTGTTCAGTAACCCTCCGTTATTGCTGTTGGCAGCTGCACAGACCATCTCTCTGCCCATTGTGGATCTACAGGATCAAGATGGCGAGATGGATGTTACTGAAGAGGAAGAGGTAGATGTCACGGGAGAGGACACTGACAAAGAGGACCTTTAA
- the timm10 gene encoding mitochondrial import inner membrane translocase subunit Tim10, whose protein sequence is MDPMKAQQLAAELEVEMMADMYNRMTNACHKKCVPPHYKEAELSKGEAVCLDRCVAKYLDLHERLGRKLTELSVQDEEAMRKAAAGTS, encoded by the exons ATGGACCCCATGAAAGCGCAGCAGCTCGCTGCCGAGCTCGAGGTTGAAATGATGGCTGATATGTATAACCG CATGACCAATGCATGTCACAAAAAATGCGTTCCTCCTCACTACAAGGAAGCAGAACTTTCAAAGGGAGAGGCTGTGTGTTTGGACCGCTGCGTCGCCAAATACTTGGACTTGCATGAGAGACTTGGCAGGAAGCTTACCGAGCTCTCTGTGCAGGATGAGGAGGCGATGAGAAAGGCTGCCGCCGGCACCAGTTAG
- the unc93b1 gene encoding protein unc-93 homolog B1 → MAAVITDDDVYNDAEMNGAPPAGKENELHLPGQEGNIQGQVEEFLGPHPDYDEEEEERKYYRRKRLGVLKNVVGASCGGMIIYSVYMGLLQMQLILHYDETYREVKYGTLGLEDIDNKMLMGINVTPIAGLLYTPVLIRFLGTKWMMFLASGIYALFVSTNYWERYYTLVPSAVAIGFVIVPLWASLGNYITRMAHQYYEYVNYKEEHVQEQKKPPKGAFHTYIIVFHSVFYIFFHLSFVFAEFPMILFLNNYLSEYPHTLSKVTQCGADGKGVIQNFNKTVLHSLPRSLLLIEVESVLMGAAFLAMIIFLALCGAAYRPTEEIDLRSIGWGNIFQLPFKHLRDYRIRLLCPFFVYSGFEVLFAVKGLILSYGVCVVGLEKLWLLVMVYGLSSSICSALALTMLRLPRPVILLSGSFVHFVLLIALMCWSPQPKQPEYLPYLLVLVALWGLGTALNKTGVSTLLGMLYEDKERLDFIYTIYHWWQAVAIFIVYLWSALPMRAKLGILLLTLMVASFCYVQLERRLALKTPFRLPKIPRPRHKVKGYRYLEEENSDESDTDLSDADDDERQEEERHLVEEDRNTDADSQGSPGPDRTGIRDRRRRNEQVGEREDNVQNMRE, encoded by the exons ATGGCAGCAGTGATCACCGACGATGACGTGTACAACGACGCCGAAATGAACGGCGCGCCCCCTGCTGGTAAAGAGAATGAGCTGCATTTACCCGGACAAGAAGGAAACATACAGGGACAG GTGGAGGAGTTTCTCGGCCCACATCCTGACTAtgatgaagaggaggaggagcgCAAGTACTACAGACGAAAGAGGCTTGGTGTATTGAAGAATGTGGTGGGGGCCAGTTGCGGAGGAATGATCATTTACAGCGTTTACATGG GTCTGTTGCAGATGCAGTTGATTCTGCATTATGATGAGACCTACAGAGAGGTGAAGTATGGTACGTTGGGGCTGGAGGATATCGATAATAAAATGCTTATGGGAATCAACGTCACACCTATCGCCGGCCTGCTTTACACACCTGTGCTTATCAG ATTTCTGGGTACAAAATGGATGATGTTCCTTGCATCCGGAATCTACGCACTCTTTGTTTCAACTAATTACTGGGAGAGATACTACACTTTGGTACCGTCCGCTGTGGCCATTGGTTTCGTCATAGTTCCGCTGTGGGCATCCTTAGGAAACTACATCACTAG AATGGCCCACCAGTACTATGAGTATGTGAACTATAAGGAGGAACATGTCCAGGAGCAGAAGAAGCCCCCCAAAGGAGCCTTCCACACTTACATTATCGTTTTCCATTCTGTCTTCTACATCTTCTTTCAT ctGAGTTTCGTGTTTGCCGAGTTCCCCATGATTCTGTTTCTCAATAACTATCTGAGTGAATACCCACACACACTCTCCAAAGTCACACAGTGTG GAGCCGACGGGAAGGGCGTGATACAGAATTTTAATAAGACTGTATTGCACAGTCTACCTCGCTCTCTGCTGCTCATCGAGGTTGAGAGTGTTCTCATGGGAGCAGCCTTTCTTGCCATGATCATC TTTCTCGCGTTGTGCGGAGCTGCGTACCGGCCCACGGAGGAGATTGACCTGCGTAGCATCGGCTGGGGAAACATCTTTCAGTTGCCCTTCAAGCACTTACGAGACTACCGCATCCGTCTGCTCTGCCCGTTCTTCGTCTATTCTGGCTTCGAGGTGCTCTTCGCCGTCAAGGGTCTCATTCTG TCATATGGCGTGTGTGTTGTGGGACTGGAGAAGCTGTGGTTGTTAGTTATGGTGTATGGTTTGTCATCCTCCATCTGTTCGGCCTTGGCCCTGACCATGCTGCGTTTGCCCAGGCCGGTTATTCTCCTGTCGGGGTCCTTCGTGCACTTCGTCCTTCTAATAGCCCTCATGTGCTGGTCGCCCCAGCCTAAACAACCTGAATATCTTCCATACCTGCTGGTGCTCGTTGCCCTCTGGGGTCTGGGCACAGCTCTTAACAAGACAGGAGTGAGCA CTCTGCTGGGGATGCTCTATGAGGATAAAGAGCGACTAGACTTCATTTATACGATCTACCACTGGTGGCAGGCCGTTGCCATCTTTATCGTCTACCTGTGGTCTGCATTGCCCATGAGG GCCAAACTTGGAATCCTGCTGCTGACTCTCATGGTGGCATCTTTCTGCTACGTGCAGTTGGAGCGTCGCTTAGCATTGAAAACTCCGTTCAGGTTGCCAAAGATTCCTCGGCCACGACATAAG GTCAAAGGTTACCGATACCTCGAGGAAGAAAACTCAGACGAATCCGACACAGATCTGAGCGATGCCGATGATGACGAGAGacaagaggaggagagacattTGGTCGAGGAGGACAGGAACACAGATGCAGACTCCCAGGGTTCACCAGGACCAGACAGGACCGGGATTAGAGATCGCAGGAGGAGAAATGAGCAagttggagagagagaggataacGTCCAGAACATGAGGGAATAG